A window of the Limanda limanda chromosome 8, fLimLim1.1, whole genome shotgun sequence genome harbors these coding sequences:
- the LOC133009599 gene encoding C2 domain-containing protein 5-like — translation MKMKYKNKVQTGVAESTNVSPRDRCSTWLELIRLKAHTIRRGSIKTISSLERSSPLPEGRSRSLRSNRSFGGSSVTVVKMTPLSFLPGTRIIKYLGIINMFFIRETTSLREEGGVSGFLHTFIAEVFAMVRAHVAALGGNAVVSYSMKECVLMENPNKNQAQCLINVSGDAVICVIETDQEPMPSAVGTRQTCSSGADGTT, via the exons atgaaaatgaagtacaaaaataaagttcaaacaG gtgtCGCGGAGAGCACCAATGTCTCACCCCGAG ACAGATGCAGCACCTGGCTAGAGCTGATTAGGCTGAAAGCTCACACCATAAGACGAGGATCAATTAAGACAA TCTCGTCTTTGGAGCGCAGCAGTCCGCTGCCTGAGGGACGCTCCCGCTCGCTGCGCTCCAACCGCTCATTTGGAGGCAGCTCGGTCACCGTGGTGAAGATGACGccgctctccttcctccccgGGACACGCATCATTAAATATCTTGGGatcatcaacatgttttttatcaGAGAGACGACGTCATTACGGGAG GAAGGTGGTGTTAGTGGCTTCCTGCACACTTTCATAGCGGAGGTGTTTGCGATGGTTCGAGCTCATGTTGCAGCCCTGGGAGGTAACGCAGTCGTGTCCTACAGCATGAAAGAGTGTGTGCTGATGGAAAATCCAAACAAGAACCAG GCTCAGTGCCTCATCAATGTTAGTGGCGATGCCGTCATCTGTGTCATTGAAACGGACCAGGAGCCCATGCCCTCAGCAGTAGGTACCAGACAGACCTGTAGTAGCGGAGCTGATGGGACTACATGA